The Fructilactobacillus ixorae genome has a window encoding:
- the asp1 gene encoding accessory Sec system protein Asp1, with translation MTLIIPNFQDAHGRPLADLPEVGLAKLLQQAEEPVELAFVQSSLTLKRELQQLGLQDIPYWDVFADLQHVESIEGLPLNVFDFPTPAGYEPFFNPSNNQVCLYKDNTLAVEITVHNQLEVERVVYFEPDGVRRINYYSDAGFLSTTVWLNTTNQIIRQEWYTPLQQVVFWRDEAQQFQIDPAFQSEFSLSTYPSLQSIIKERYERHFHTPEHVVAAYRSGVMMEDQFHLSLPAQHMVALLEPEVNLDKVAQLKRQFPATQWVFPSQKLAQRFQTEYDDDSEQVVAIEPYPTSFNPGLSNEFEAQFVYLQLRNQTEAQIAQLVEGVLPELQQDENMVLLVAGDDASRQLMQLYQRRWIWQHLGVDVNGDEFTTYTEAAQPRNFQTESEWLDYIDNEVIRDDVELTEADLHRFYRASLFQSQIQLIKEQDQSSAELFQKVRLFVYMGMHADLKKQIQAISAGVPIISTTPTDLVRTGENGFYNQDLATLPDQLNYFLQDLHHWNQAVVASVDLMEEYEQDQLLERWKGVLKHGKA, from the coding sequence ACGGGCGGCCGCTCGCCGATTTACCGGAAGTGGGACTGGCCAAGTTGTTACAGCAGGCTGAAGAACCAGTGGAACTGGCCTTTGTGCAATCATCGCTTACGCTAAAACGGGAGCTCCAACAACTCGGGTTGCAAGACATCCCGTACTGGGACGTATTTGCTGACTTACAGCACGTGGAGTCGATTGAAGGCTTGCCGTTAAACGTGTTCGACTTTCCGACTCCAGCTGGCTATGAACCTTTCTTTAACCCTAGTAACAATCAAGTTTGTTTGTATAAGGACAACACACTGGCGGTGGAAATTACCGTCCATAATCAGTTGGAAGTGGAGCGAGTTGTCTACTTTGAACCAGATGGTGTTCGGCGGATTAATTACTATTCGGATGCCGGTTTTTTGAGTACAACCGTATGGCTGAATACGACCAACCAGATTATCCGCCAGGAATGGTATACGCCGTTGCAGCAGGTGGTTTTTTGGCGGGACGAAGCGCAGCAATTTCAGATTGATCCGGCCTTTCAAAGCGAGTTTTCGCTGTCGACCTATCCGAGCCTGCAAAGCATCATTAAAGAACGCTACGAACGACATTTTCACACTCCAGAGCATGTGGTGGCGGCCTACCGTTCGGGGGTGATGATGGAAGACCAGTTTCATTTATCGTTACCGGCCCAGCACATGGTTGCGCTCCTTGAACCGGAAGTTAATTTGGACAAGGTGGCGCAACTCAAACGTCAGTTTCCAGCAACGCAGTGGGTGTTTCCGAGTCAGAAGCTCGCCCAGCGCTTTCAGACTGAGTATGATGACGATTCAGAACAAGTGGTGGCGATTGAGCCCTACCCCACGAGCTTTAACCCCGGGCTAAGTAACGAGTTTGAAGCTCAGTTTGTCTATCTCCAGTTACGCAACCAGACCGAAGCCCAGATTGCCCAACTGGTTGAGGGGGTCTTACCTGAATTGCAACAGGATGAGAACATGGTGCTGTTGGTGGCGGGAGATGACGCTTCCAGGCAGTTGATGCAATTGTACCAACGCCGCTGGATTTGGCAACATCTAGGGGTAGATGTAAATGGTGATGAATTCACTACGTATACAGAGGCGGCGCAGCCCCGGAACTTTCAAACCGAGTCCGAGTGGTTGGATTACATTGATAACGAGGTAATCCGCGATGACGTGGAGCTCACAGAAGCAGACCTGCACCGCTTTTATCGGGCTAGTTTATTTCAATCCCAAATTCAATTGATTAAAGAGCAGGACCAGAGCAGTGCGGAACTATTTCAAAAGGTCCGTCTGTTTGTATACATGGGGATGCATGCCGATTTGAAGAAACAAATTCAGGCTATTTCGGCGGGAGTTCCGATTATCAGTACGACTCCAACGGACCTCGTCCGGACCGGGGAAAATGGTTTTTATAATCAAGACCTCGCAACCCTGCCCGACCAACTTAACTACTTCTTACAGGACCTGCACCATTGGAATCAAGCCGTGGTGGCGAGTGTGGACTTAATGGAAGAATACGAACAAGACCAGCTTTTAGAGCGCTGGAAGGGAGTTTTAAAGCATGGCAAAGCCTAA